GACTGCATGCCCTTCGTCGCCAGGCGGTGGGTCATGACGATACCCACCGTGCCCAGCACCGCACCGAGGAACGCCAGCGCCATGCACGCCAGCGAGGCCACGCCCGCCGGCGGGAAACGCAGCAGAAGCCCATATTGGGCAAGCCCGGCAAGGCACAACAGGAGGGGAACGCCCACCACGGCATGCCAGGGCGCGCGCAGCACCGGATGCGACATCGTCAGTGCGCCATGAGGCCCTGGTAAGCAGGGGTGCGTCGATCAATCAGCTCCGCCAGCACGGCCAGGAACAGGTCGGCACTGAACAGGCACAGGTAATCGAAGGCGTGGACCAGCTTGCCCTGCTCGTCGAGGAGCCTGATCGTGCCGTCGGAACCGGCGCCCTCGATGCGATGGATACGCGCGAGGGGAATGCTGGTGCCTTGCACGTCGATACGGGTGGCGCCGATATCCACCGCGTGGGCATCGACTTTCAGCATCCCGCCGATCAGGCGTTTGGTCAGCCGGGTGCTCCGATCGATCGCGTGGAACCGCACGGCCTCGCCCGCATCGATGGCGGCCAGCGCCACCGGCAGACGCGCGACGACCTGGCCTTCGACGATCGCCGCGCGCAAGGCGAACGAATTGCGACGGTTGTCCAGCACGTCGACCCAGGGGTCCTGCGGCGAGCGCCGGAAAGCCAGGGCGTTGATGATACCGCCCGCATAGCCGCCCGTGCGGAACAGGTAAACGTCGGCCATGTCGACGAACGGCACGGACTCGACCAGCGCCGTGCCGCGTCGGTAGACGGCCACGCCGTGCTCGTGCAGGGCCAGTTCCGTCTTCAGCGCCGTCAGCTTCCAGCCCAGCACCATCAGCAACCCGACGACCACCATGCCGACGGACACGCCGATCAGCAACGGCAGCTTCGTCGGATCGACACGCGCGCCGCTCATCAGCGCCAAGGGAATGACCGCGCTGCAAAGCAGGAAGACGATGGCGGCAATCAGCGGAACGATGGCGGTCCGCGATCGGCCATGATGGCTAACCAGCGGTCCGAGGGTCTGCGTGGCCTGTTCGTTTTGTGGCGTCATCTGGCGTCCTTTCCTCGGTACGGCAATCGATCGAGGCGGCACGCTAGCACGGATCGCAAGTTCTTATGCCGGGCCTGTTGCCAAAAACTCATGTAACGCGCGTTACATGACGCATCACGCCGCCTCGTTTTCCAGCACGAAATACGCGACCTCGCGGCGAAGGATGTCCGCACTCTCGCGCATGGCATGACTGGCGGACGTGGCGTGCTCGACCAGGACGGCATTATCGCGCGTGGTCTGTTCGATACCGCGTATGGCGCCGTCGATGCGTGCGATGCCCTCGCTCTGTCCACGCGTCACGTCCATGACGGAGGCGACCAGGCCACTGAGCAACGCCACGCGCTCCGCGATGCCGTGTAGCACCTCGCCCGCGCGATCCACGGAGGCCACGCCCGCCTGCACGGCGTCGTCGCTCGCGGCGATCAGGCCACGGATATCGCCGGCCGCCGATGCGCATCGCTGCGCCAGGGCACGCACCTCTGCGGCGACCACCCCGAAACCGCGCCCGTGCTCGCCGGCCCGCGCAGCCTCCACGGCGGCGTTGAGCGCCAGCATGTTGGTCTGGAACGCGATCTGGTCGACCAGGTCCAGCATCTCGCCCATGCGTTCGCCGGCGCGCTGGATGTCACGCATGTTGCCCACCGCGGCCAGCGCCACGCGATGGCCCTCGTCGGTCATGCTGCGCGCGTCCACCACGGCGCGGTTGGCCGCCGTGGCGTGCTCGATGCCCTGGGTCACCGCTTGCGCCATGTCGGACATGGACGCCGTGGTCAGGTCCACATGGGCCGACTGCGCACGCGTCTGCGCGTTGAGTGCCTCATTGCCGTCGGCGATACCGGAGGCGGCCTGCGCGACATGGCCGGCGCGATCGCGTACCTGGGTCACCACGTTGCCGAGCTGGGCGTCCATGGCCGCGAGCGAGGTCAACAAGGCACCAATCTCGTCGTCCCGGCCCACGTCGATGGGTGTGCCGAGGGTGCCGCCGGCGATCGATGCGGCGACCTCGGCGGCCTGGCCGAGTCGGCGACCCAGCGCGCGGATGATCGCGATATCCATCGCGCTGGCGATCAGCAGCGAGAGGCCCAGCAACATCGCCGAGAACACACCGCCGCGCGCTATATCCGCGTGCTGGGCGGCCGCCGCCGTCTTGCCATTGTCCAGGGCCAGCGCGAAGAGATTCGAGAAGTCGCTTTTCAGGGGGCCGACGGCCGACTGCACATCGTTGGACAACTGCAACTGGGCCAGGTCGAATTGCTCGGCCTTCAGCAGCGCCACCACATCGTCGATCGCCTTGTCGGCCGCCTTGCGATGTTCCGCTGCGAGGGCCACCAGCTTCGCCTGGCTCTTGCCCAGCCCGCTGGCGGTCAGCGACGCCCACTGCCGGTCGATGTCGTGGCGGTTGCTGCCGATGGCGGTCATGGCATCGTCGACCGCCGAGGGCAGCCGCATCAGCGTGGCATGCACCACGGCGTCGAGCAGGTCGTTGTAGTCGTTCTGGATATGGCCGACGTCCGCCACGGGAGCCAGGGTATCGCCGACGACGGACTGCAGACGCGCATCGGCCGTGCGCAACTGCACGCCACCGACGATCCAGAGGGCAAGCAGAAGGAGGATGGTGCCGGCCAGGCGCAGCAACAGACGCGCGCGCAGGGTGAGCGTAGGCAAGCGAAAAGCGGCGGAAGACATGATGCGCTCGACGAATGGGGGGGGGTGCCTGCCTATCGGCACCGAACCCCTGCCCTTGAGCGATTTATCGCATATTAAACTTATATTTCAATGACATATAAGTTTCATGACAGGCCATCGGACGGCGCGTTTCCGCCTTCCGCCAGGATGCGTCCCACGGTCTGGCTGAAGACGTCGACGTTGAACGGCTTGGCGATCATCGTCATGCCGGCCTCGAGGAACTCCGAGCGCACGGCCGCGCCTTCGGCGTAGCCGGTCATGAACAGGATCGGCAACGCGGGCCGCGTCTGCCTCACGATCTCCGCCAGCTGGCGGCCGTTGAGCCCGGGCAGGCCGACGTCGGTGACCAGCAGGTCCACCGGCTGCAGCGAGGCGAGGATGCCGAGCGCGCCATCCGCCGTCTCGGCCGCGTCCACGTGGTAGCCCAGCTCCGTCAGCAGTTCCGAGGTGAGTACGCGGACCTGGGCATCGTCCTCGACCAGCACGATGCGCTGGCCGTGACCACCCACCACCACGCCATCGGCCTCGGCAAGGGGCGCGCCTTCGCCTTCGGCTGCCAGCGGCAGGTAGAGCTCGACCGTGGTGCCCTGCCCCGGCGTCGAGTCGATGCGGATGTGACCCTCGGACTGCTGGATGAAGCCGTAGATCATCGACATGCCCAGCCCGGTGCCCTGCCCCAGCGGCTTGGTGGTGTAGAACGGTTCGAACACGCGTGACAACACGTCGCCATCCATGCCGACGCCCGTATCGCCGACCGACAGGCGGACATACGGACCGCTCGATGCGGCCGCGCCGGACGGTTCCCCCGCCAGGTGCGCCAGCGCGGTGGCGATGCGAAGCTCGCCGCCGTCGGGCATGGCGTCCCGGGCGTTGATCGCGAGGTTGAGCAGCGCGCTTTCCAGCTGGTTGGTATCGACCAGTGCCGATGGCAGCCCCTCGTGGAGGTCGGTACGCAGGCGAACACGCTCGCCCAGCGTCCGCGTCAGCAGGTCTTCCACCGAGCGGACCATGGCGTTGACCTCCACGGCCCGCGGGTCGAGCGACTGGCGCCGCGAGAACGCGAGCAACCGTTGGGTCAGCCCCGCGGCACGCTGGGCCGAGGTGGTGGCCACGCTCATGAACCGGTCGAGGTTGTCGAAGCGCCCCTCGTCGATACGCATGCGCATGAGGTCCATCGCGGCAAGGATACCGGTGAGCATGTTGTTGAAGTCGTGGGCGATGCCCCCGGTCAACTGCCCCACCGCCTCCATCTTCTGCGCCTGGCGCAGTGCCGCCTCGCTGCTTTCGCGGGCGGCCATCTGTTGTTCCAGTTCGGCGGTGCGTTCGGCCACGCGTGCCTCGAGCACGGCGGCCTGCTGCTGGGTCGCCTCCAGAGCTACCTTGCGCACGGTCACATCGGTGGCGAAGACGTGGAAACCGTCGACCGTGCCGTCCGCCGCGAAACGCGGCAGGTAACGAATTTCCGCGTCACGCCGCCGGCCGTCCCGGTGGGGCCAGCTCAACTCCATGCGCACGGGTCGTCCGGACAGGGCCACGCCCATCGCTTCAACGCGTTCGTGCCAGGCCTGCGGCCCCATCACCTCACCGACCTTGCGCCCGATGATGTGGGCGATGGGCATGCCGAACCAGTCTTCGTAGGCCAGGTTGGCGAAGCGATACACCAGCGCGGTGTCGATGAAGGCGATCAGCACCGGCAGCGCGTCGGCGATCAGTCGCAACTCGGCTTCGCTGGCGGCCAGGGCCGCCTGGCTCACTTCCAGGCGGAGCACCTGGTCGCGGATGACGAACTGCTTCTGTCGCGAGCGCTGGCCGGCGGTGACGGCACTGGCCAGCACGGACGCGCTGAGTGGCCGCTCCAGCTCGATGACGTTGAGCACCTCCTCCGGCAACGCGGTGCGCCCGCCCAGGCCGGGCGACCGGGGCGCGCGCAACAGCACGAACGGGATATCCGACCAGGGTTCCTGCCGACGCAGTGCATCGGCCAGCAGGCCACCCGTCGCCCCGATGGCTTCCTCGGTCAGGACGACGACGCCCGTGGTGTCGTCCAGGCGGGCGGCCAGCGCCGCCATCGACCTGAATATCTCGGCGCGGTAACCCAGTTCCTGCACGATGGCGGCGAGGCTGTCCGCATCCCTGCCGTAGGGGGCCAGCAGCAGGACGTTCTTACTGTCCTGCACCGGACTCTTCCAGCAACGGCCCGTTGTTGCCGACAAACTCCGGGGTGCCGGTCAGCACGCCCCTGAATTCATCCAGCGGTGCGCTGAGCCGCAGGCCCGAGCGATCGATGCGCAGCTCGCGAATGGTGTCTTCGTGCGCGCCGCTGCGATTCTTGATCACCGACAGCGCCTTGCGTATCCGGCCCTGCGCCTCGAAGAAACGGAACAGGATCACGGTGTCGGCCATGTAGCTGACGTTGAGGTTGCCGGTGGACATCGTGCCGACCAGGCCATGCTGCGGATTGACCAGGAAGGTGGTGACGCCGCTCTGGTTGAGGAACGACAGCAGCTCATGCATCTGTAACATCAGCTGTTTTTCCTGCGGCATGGACGACAGGTAGCCGTTGAGGCTGTCGATCACCAGCATGCGGCAGTCGTCTTCTTCCACGGCCCGGCGCACCGTCCACGCAAACTCGCCGGGCGAGATCTCCGCCGGGTCCATCTGGCGCAGGTCCAGCAGGCCGCTGGCGATGTGTGGGCGCAGGTCGAAGCCGAGCGCGTCGGCGCGCGTCAGCAACGTACCCGTGCGCTCGTCGAATTCGAAGACGCAACAGTGCTCGCCACGCTGGCACGCGGCGGAGACGTATTGCAGCGCCACGTTGGTCTTGCCGCTGCCGGCGGGGCCGGTCAGCAGCGTGCTGGTGCCACGCAGCGGGCCGCCGCCGAGCAGTTCGTCCAGGCCGGCGACACCGCTGGGCACGGGCTCACCGACGAACGGCGCGTTGTGCTCGGACGCGACCAGGCGCGGATAGATCTCCATGCCGCCGGTGCAGATGGCCAGATCGTGGTAGCCGGCGATGAAATTGACTCCGCGCAGCTTCTGCACCTGCATGCGCCGACGCGCGGCGCCGAAGTCGAGGGTCAGCCGTTCCAGCGATATCACGCCGTGGCAGAGGCTGTGCAGGTGCGCATCCCGTTCACCGCCCTCCCCCGTAAGGTCGTCGACCAGGAACACCGTGATGTTGCGTGGCGCGAAGAACTGCTTGAGGGCCAGCACCTGCCGCCGGTAACGAAGCGGATCCTGGGCCAGAAGGCGCAGTTCGGAAAGCGAATCGAAGACGATGCGGGTGGGCTTGACGCGTTCCACCTCGGCCTGGATCAACCGCACCGTGCCATCGAGCTCCATCTCCCAGGGGTGCAAAATGGATTGCTGACGTCCGTCACCCAGCACCGCCTCGGCGGAGGCAAGCTCGAACAGGTAAAGGGAGTCCAGCGACCAGCCGTGCGACTCGGCCACCTCGTGGAGTTCGTCCGCCGTTTCGGACAGCGTGACGTAAAGGCAGCTCTCGCCCTCGGCCGCGCCCTCGAGCAGGTACTTCAGCGACAGGGTGGTCTTGCCGGAGCCGGGCTGCCCTTCGAGCAGATAGAGGCGATTGGCGGGCAGGCCACCCTTGAGGATGGTGTCCAGGCCGGTCGTACCCGTGGAAATGCGTGTCAGCGCCATGCACAAGAGCCGTATGAGAGTAAGGGCCCGAAAGCGCCCTCAATCCGGCACTCGAAGGTTGCGGCAACCGCGTGCCAGGCACCGGGCGGGTCGCCGGGGGCAGGACCGGCACCTGGCGCAGCGCACACGGTAACCGAATTCCACCCCTTACCGTGTCAACGCGACCTGTGCGTATGCGGCATCGGCAAAGGCCCCCGGCGAGAGCGGCGTGGCGTAGAAGTAACCCTGGGCCCGTGTGCAGCCGAGGGCGAGCAGTCCGGCGTGTTCTTCGTTCGTCTCCACCCCTTCCGCCACGACATCCAGATCCAGCTGGCCGCACAACCGCACGATGCCGCGCAACATGGCCAGCTGCCGGGGGTTGTGCAGGAACCCGCGAATCAGCGACTGATCGAGCTTCAGCGTGTCGAACGGAAGGGTGAAGAGATAGGAGAAATTGCTGTACCCGACGCCGAAGTCGTCGATGGCGATGCGGACACCGGAAGTGCGCAGCACGGCCAGTTGATTGCAGACGGCCTGGCTTCCCTCGAGCCATTCGCCCTCGGTGATCTCGACTTCGAGACGGGACGGTGCCACGCCATGCCGCATACAGCAGGCGAGGATACGCTCCGGTAGGCCGCCATCCACGAAGTCGGCCGCCGTGACGTTGACCGACAGCGTCAGGTCCAGCCCCGACACCAGCCACGCGGCGAGTTGCCGGCAGGCGTGCTCGATCACCCAGTCGGTCAGGGCGCGCATGGTGGAGGTACGGGCCATGATCGGGATGAACTCGCCGGGCGATACGTCACCCAGCTCGGGGTGCTGCCAGCGTACGAGCGCCTCGCCGCCGTAGCATCGCCCGGTGTCCATCTGGACCCGCGGCTGGTAGACGAGGTGGAACTCGCCTCGCTCCAGGCCGGTGGAGGCATCCGCGGCCAGGCGATACTGTCGGCGCATGCGCGCGTCCTTCGCCAGATCGTAGGTGCACCAGGTCGAACGGCCGTCGATGGCATCCTGCGTGGCGGCCAGGGCACGGCGCAGGGCATCCGGGGCGCCGGCTTGGTCGAACGTCACCAGTCCACCGTGACAGATCGGCTGCAACGGCACGCCTTCCGCACTCACGGGGCGGGCCACGTCGGACGACACCGCGTCCAGAAGCGCGGCCACGCCCGCGGCGTCGAGCGGGGGCACCAGGAAGGCGAAACGTGACACGGCGACGTGATAGAACTCCGCATGGGGCCGGACGATGTCGCCCAGACGCAACGCAACCTGGCGGATGACGGCCTCGACCGGGCCCAGGCCGACCGCTTGCGCCAGTTGGTGCGCCAGCGGCAGGTCCATGACGTCCACCATCGCCAGCTGGCGATGGCCTTCAAAGCCACGCGCGGTAATGGCGGCCATGTCCACATAGAACTGCTGGCGATTCAGCAGCCCGGTGACGGGATCGCGCCGCCCCACCATCTGGCGCAGTGCGATCTGGTCGAGCACCAGGGCGGCGAACGAGGCCAGGCGCTGGCGTGCGGCCGCATCGAAACGACGCGGCACCACGTCGAGGGCGCACAGGGTACCCACCGCATGGCCGGAGGAGGTGACCAGGGGCACACCCGCATAGAAACGGAACCCCGGATGGTCGCAGACCAGGCGGTTGTGCATGAACCGCGCATCCTGGCTCAGGTCTTCGACGACGAACACCTCGCGCTGTTCGATCGCCACCGAGCAGATGGAGGCCTCCCGCTCGGTGCCGCCGACATCGATGCCGACCGACGAGACGAAGCGCTGCGCCTCGCGGCCCACGAACGACACCAGCACCGTCGGCATGGCGAAGGCTTCCGCCACCAGGGCCGTGATGCGATCGAGTTCCGGGGTGCTCGGGGCATCCCAGATATTGAGGCTGCGCAAGGCTTCCAGCCGGGCGACTTCATGCGCATCGCCATCGGGCAGGGCCAAGCCGCAGGTCCCGTATGCGGGCCTGCTGGCGAAGACGTCCGAGTGGGATGACATGCTCAGTTCCTTCTTTCCATCGTCATCGAGCATGGCTCATAACGCCATGACAGTGCCCGATTCACGGGGCTCGCTGCCATGGTGTGCTCCAGGGAGGGGGTCTCTCCGTATCGGCCGATCCGGGCCGAACTGAAGCAGCCGGGGCACCATCGGCCTACCGCTGTTCAGGAACGGCCAGGGTCGCGGGCAAGCTTCTTGATCGGCGCCCGCAAGTTCATGCGACCCCGTATGCATGACTCGAAACGACATGTGTCACACACCGCTTCCACACCGCCTCCCCCAAGGTCGAGCCTTCCTACGGCGGACCTGACATCATGCAAAACGATCTATCGGACCGCACCACCTGCCTGCTCGTCGAAGACGACGACTCGGTGGCGGCGGCATACAAGATGGTGCTTGAAGACGCCGGGATGCTGGTCTGCCGGGCGGTCGGATCGGAACCGGAGGCGCTCGACGCCATCCTCGCCGCCCGCCCGGATGTCGCGCTGCTCGACATCGATATCCACGGCGGAGATTCGCTCGGTGTCGCCACCACGTTGATCGCCAAGGACGTCGCCGTGGCGTTCGTCTCGGGCCACGTCCACGCCGATGTACCCCGGCCTTTTTCGTCGCTGCCGTTCCTGCAGAAGCCGGTGTCGCGTCGGGCCCTTTTGGATCTGGTGGAAACGCTGCGGCGGACTCCGACGTAGGAGACGCATCGTCGCCACACCGTGCGAGCGCCACGGCGCCTGCATCGGCTTCGAACAAAAAAGGCTCGCCCATAACGGCGAGCCTTTCCAGTCATCCCTGATCGGGCAGCCTACACGCCGCCCTGGCCATCAAGCCAACATGCGCACCTTCGCTTCACGGGCAAAGAAGCGACCCTTGGCACCCTCGACGAAGCCCGCTGCATCACTGGCAGCCATCACACCTTCATCCGGCTTCAAGCCAGCCGCCTTGAACAGGATGCGTCCGCCCTCGTCCAGCGCGATGGCCTTGAGGTGTCCAAACGCATCGCGCACGAAGTCCACGGCGGCGGCCTCGTTCACCAGCTGGGCAGCGCCTTCCGCGCTGAGCACGATAGCCACCGCATCGAAGTTGATCGAAGGCGTACCCGCCAGCTGACCATCGGCGGCGAGTTTCTTGCCGTCGGACAACTTAGCGCCACCGACTTTCGGTGCAACCACCTTGACCGTCGCGCCGGCCTTCTCGGCCGCCTTCGTCACGGCGGCCACGACCTTCGTGTCGGAACCATCGTTGACCAGGACGCCTACCACGCGGCCTTCCAGCGTTTTCTTCATCTTGCCGATGATCTGCAGAGCCGGCGAAGCGGGCATCTCGACGACGCCGACCCGAGCCGGCGGTGCTGGCGGCAGCTTGTCCAGCGCAAGCCCGTCGGCCACACGCTTGGCCAGCGATTCGTCGATGTGGCGAAGATGGCCCACCATCGCGTCGCGGATGTGCAGCGTCTCGACCTTGGACAGTTCGAACACGAGGGCCGAAGCGATATGCGCCTGCTCGTATGCCGTCTGGCTGATGTAGAACAGGCGGGCCTGGCTGTAGTGGTCGGCAAAGGTCTCGGCCCTGATCCGGCCGCGGACGCCCGATTCCTC
This DNA window, taken from Luteibacter sp. 9135, encodes the following:
- a CDS encoding methyl-accepting chemotaxis protein, which gives rise to MSSAAFRLPTLTLRARLLLRLAGTILLLLALWIVGGVQLRTADARLQSVVGDTLAPVADVGHIQNDYNDLLDAVVHATLMRLPSAVDDAMTAIGSNRHDIDRQWASLTASGLGKSQAKLVALAAEHRKAADKAIDDVVALLKAEQFDLAQLQLSNDVQSAVGPLKSDFSNLFALALDNGKTAAAAQHADIARGGVFSAMLLGLSLLIASAMDIAIIRALGRRLGQAAEVAASIAGGTLGTPIDVGRDDEIGALLTSLAAMDAQLGNVVTQVRDRAGHVAQAASGIADGNEALNAQTRAQSAHVDLTTASMSDMAQAVTQGIEHATAANRAVVDARSMTDEGHRVALAAVGNMRDIQRAGERMGEMLDLVDQIAFQTNMLALNAAVEAARAGEHGRGFGVVAAEVRALAQRCASAAGDIRGLIAASDDAVQAGVASVDRAGEVLHGIAERVALLSGLVASVMDVTRGQSEGIARIDGAIRGIEQTTRDNAVLVEHATSASHAMRESADILRREVAYFVLENEAA
- a CDS encoding ATPase domain-containing protein: MALTRISTGTTGLDTILKGGLPANRLYLLEGQPGSGKTTLSLKYLLEGAAEGESCLYVTLSETADELHEVAESHGWSLDSLYLFELASAEAVLGDGRQQSILHPWEMELDGTVRLIQAEVERVKPTRIVFDSLSELRLLAQDPLRYRRQVLALKQFFAPRNITVFLVDDLTGEGGERDAHLHSLCHGVISLERLTLDFGAARRRMQVQKLRGVNFIAGYHDLAICTGGMEIYPRLVASEHNAPFVGEPVPSGVAGLDELLGGGPLRGTSTLLTGPAGSGKTNVALQYVSAACQRGEHCCVFEFDERTGTLLTRADALGFDLRPHIASGLLDLRQMDPAEISPGEFAWTVRRAVEEDDCRMLVIDSLNGYLSSMPQEKQLMLQMHELLSFLNQSGVTTFLVNPQHGLVGTMSTGNLNVSYMADTVILFRFFEAQGRIRKALSVIKNRSGAHEDTIRELRIDRSGLRLSAPLDEFRGVLTGTPEFVGNNGPLLEESGAGQ
- a CDS encoding hybrid sensor histidine kinase/response regulator, whose amino-acid sequence is MQDSKNVLLLAPYGRDADSLAAIVQELGYRAEIFRSMAALAARLDDTTGVVVLTEEAIGATGGLLADALRRQEPWSDIPFVLLRAPRSPGLGGRTALPEEVLNVIELERPLSASVLASAVTAGQRSRQKQFVIRDQVLRLEVSQAALAASEAELRLIADALPVLIAFIDTALVYRFANLAYEDWFGMPIAHIIGRKVGEVMGPQAWHERVEAMGVALSGRPVRMELSWPHRDGRRRDAEIRYLPRFAADGTVDGFHVFATDVTVRKVALEATQQQAAVLEARVAERTAELEQQMAARESSEAALRQAQKMEAVGQLTGGIAHDFNNMLTGILAAMDLMRMRIDEGRFDNLDRFMSVATTSAQRAAGLTQRLLAFSRRQSLDPRAVEVNAMVRSVEDLLTRTLGERVRLRTDLHEGLPSALVDTNQLESALLNLAINARDAMPDGGELRIATALAHLAGEPSGAAASSGPYVRLSVGDTGVGMDGDVLSRVFEPFYTTKPLGQGTGLGMSMIYGFIQQSEGHIRIDSTPGQGTTVELYLPLAAEGEGAPLAEADGVVVGGHGQRIVLVEDDAQVRVLTSELLTELGYHVDAAETADGALGILASLQPVDLLVTDVGLPGLNGRQLAEIVRQTRPALPILFMTGYAEGAAVRSEFLEAGMTMIAKPFNVDVFSQTVGRILAEGGNAPSDGLS
- a CDS encoding putative bifunctional diguanylate cyclase/phosphodiesterase, producing MSSHSDVFASRPAYGTCGLALPDGDAHEVARLEALRSLNIWDAPSTPELDRITALVAEAFAMPTVLVSFVGREAQRFVSSVGIDVGGTEREASICSVAIEQREVFVVEDLSQDARFMHNRLVCDHPGFRFYAGVPLVTSSGHAVGTLCALDVVPRRFDAAARQRLASFAALVLDQIALRQMVGRRDPVTGLLNRQQFYVDMAAITARGFEGHRQLAMVDVMDLPLAHQLAQAVGLGPVEAVIRQVALRLGDIVRPHAEFYHVAVSRFAFLVPPLDAAGVAALLDAVSSDVARPVSAEGVPLQPICHGGLVTFDQAGAPDALRRALAATQDAIDGRSTWCTYDLAKDARMRRQYRLAADASTGLERGEFHLVYQPRVQMDTGRCYGGEALVRWQHPELGDVSPGEFIPIMARTSTMRALTDWVIEHACRQLAAWLVSGLDLTLSVNVTAADFVDGGLPERILACCMRHGVAPSRLEVEITEGEWLEGSQAVCNQLAVLRTSGVRIAIDDFGVGYSNFSYLFTLPFDTLKLDQSLIRGFLHNPRQLAMLRGIVRLCGQLDLDVVAEGVETNEEHAGLLALGCTRAQGYFYATPLSPGAFADAAYAQVALTR
- a CDS encoding response regulator, which translates into the protein MQNDLSDRTTCLLVEDDDSVAAAYKMVLEDAGMLVCRAVGSEPEALDAILAARPDVALLDIDIHGGDSLGVATTLIAKDVAVAFVSGHVHADVPRPFSSLPFLQKPVSRRALLDLVETLRRTPT